A section of the Pseudovibrio sp. M1P-2-3 genome encodes:
- a CDS encoding SpoIIAA family protein: MIEVLSDSMDRNVAVRLSGKITSEDYAATFIPAMEKALLEHERLRILVITAEDFDGYSLEAILDDARFGLAHWRGFERIAIVSDVGWLRASMKIFSVLAPCPMRMFRNGEEDEAGLWLREAFGTVHINPRDDGLLITKFIGKLEPDAYDNINEDMALFINKHGRIKVLIDLRDFDGWESLSAFESHFELVKSYHHAPKQVAVVGNARWQNLAERVFSKFVDADVQYFPALDIEKAERWIGV, from the coding sequence ATGATAGAAGTTCTGAGCGACAGTATGGACCGCAATGTGGCCGTGAGGCTGAGCGGCAAGATCACCAGTGAAGACTATGCGGCCACCTTCATTCCTGCCATGGAAAAGGCTCTGCTGGAGCATGAGCGTCTGCGCATTCTGGTAATCACGGCGGAAGACTTTGACGGCTATTCTCTGGAAGCGATTTTAGATGATGCCCGCTTCGGTCTGGCCCACTGGAGGGGTTTTGAGCGCATTGCAATTGTGAGCGATGTGGGCTGGCTGCGGGCCAGTATGAAGATATTTTCCGTTCTGGCACCTTGCCCCATGAGGATGTTTAGAAACGGGGAGGAGGATGAAGCGGGGCTGTGGCTGCGCGAGGCATTTGGAACCGTGCACATTAACCCGCGTGACGATGGTCTCTTGATCACCAAATTTATCGGTAAACTGGAGCCGGATGCCTATGACAACATCAACGAAGACATGGCTCTGTTTATCAACAAGCATGGGCGTATTAAAGTACTGATTGATCTACGGGATTTTGACGGATGGGAGAGTTTGAGCGCTTTTGAAAGCCATTTTGAACTGGTGAAATCCTACCACCATGCCCCCAAACAAGTGGCCGTGGTGGGCAATGCTCGCTGGCAAAACCTTGCCGAACGGGTTTTCTCAAAGTTCGTGGACGCGGATGTTCAATATTTCCCTGCGCTGGATATTGAAAAGGCAGAGCGTTGGATTGGGGTTTGA
- a CDS encoding LysR substrate-binding domain-containing protein, producing MFSSQFRAFHAVATYGGFSKAAEKLGLTQPAISDQVRKLEERYGVLLFNRHKRSVFPTELGEQLFELTKRQFEIEQQAVELLSDTKELRRGHLKICADAPLHVMQIIAAFRQNYEGINVTLQIGNSDVVLKRLYDYTADVGVLAHFSDDPRLLSIPLRNDPLVAFVSKDHRWAHLGEIDLASLSDEPLVLREVGSRTRGLVDDEFSRKGLPMNIAMEVEGRESAREAVAAGIGVGIVSQPEFGHDDRLVSLSLTDCENRMYEALVCLKERAHLGVISAFKDIVEAHVKGL from the coding sequence ATGTTTTCTTCTCAATTTCGGGCATTTCATGCGGTTGCAACCTATGGAGGGTTCTCCAAGGCTGCTGAAAAACTGGGCCTGACCCAGCCCGCTATTTCCGATCAGGTTCGCAAGCTGGAGGAGCGCTATGGAGTGCTGCTGTTTAACCGGCACAAACGCTCTGTTTTTCCCACCGAGTTGGGAGAACAGTTGTTTGAGCTGACCAAACGACAGTTTGAGATTGAACAGCAAGCAGTCGAATTGCTTTCCGACACGAAGGAGCTGCGCAGGGGACACTTGAAAATTTGCGCCGATGCGCCGCTGCATGTGATGCAGATCATCGCCGCTTTCCGGCAAAATTATGAGGGGATCAACGTGACCCTCCAGATCGGCAATTCGGATGTGGTGCTCAAGCGTCTTTATGATTACACGGCGGATGTGGGCGTTCTGGCGCATTTTTCCGATGACCCGCGGCTGTTGTCCATTCCGCTGCGCAATGATCCGCTGGTGGCTTTTGTATCCAAAGATCACCGCTGGGCCCACCTTGGGGAAATTGATCTGGCAAGCTTGAGTGACGAGCCTTTGGTGCTGCGTGAAGTTGGCTCCAGAACCCGCGGGCTGGTGGATGACGAGTTTTCCCGCAAGGGCCTGCCCATGAACATCGCCATGGAAGTGGAGGGGCGGGAGAGCGCTCGTGAAGCTGTTGCCGCTGGCATTGGTGTGGGCATTGTTTCCCAGCCGGAGTTTGGCCATGATGACCGCTTGGTGAGCCTGAGCCTGACCGACTGCGAGAACCGCATGTATGAAGCACTGGTCTGCTTGAAAGAGCGGGCGCATCTTGGGGTGATCAGCGCTTTCAAGGATATTGTTGAAGCGCACGTTAAAGGCCTTTAA